One segment of Amycolatopsis alba DSM 44262 DNA contains the following:
- a CDS encoding metal ABC transporter permease gives MNLYDLFLEPLSYDFMVRALTSTVIASAVCAVLSCWLVLIGWSLMGDAVSHAVLPGVVLAYVLGAPFALGAVVFGFLAVALIGVVRDTSRVKEDAAIGIVFTTLFALGLVLISVTPSQTDLNHIIFGNLLGVDTSDLIQIGVLGAITLTLLVLKRRDFTLYAFDPTHAHAIGLNPRVLGAALLGLLALTAVVALQVVGVILVVAMLIIPGATAYLLTDRFGRMLVIAPSFSVLAAVTGLYLSYHLDTASGGMIVLVQGAGFTLVYLFGPRHGIVGKRLAKRRREVARAG, from the coding sequence GTGAACCTCTACGACCTGTTCCTCGAACCGCTGAGCTACGACTTCATGGTGCGGGCGCTGACGTCCACGGTGATCGCGTCCGCGGTCTGCGCGGTGCTCTCGTGCTGGCTGGTGCTGATCGGCTGGTCGCTGATGGGCGACGCGGTCTCGCACGCGGTGCTGCCCGGCGTCGTGCTCGCGTACGTCCTCGGCGCGCCCTTCGCGCTGGGCGCCGTCGTCTTCGGTTTCCTCGCGGTGGCGCTGATCGGCGTCGTCCGCGACACCAGCCGGGTCAAGGAGGACGCCGCGATCGGCATCGTGTTCACCACGCTGTTCGCGCTCGGGCTCGTGCTGATCTCGGTGACGCCGAGCCAGACCGACCTGAACCACATCATCTTCGGCAACCTGCTCGGCGTGGACACCTCGGATCTGATCCAGATCGGCGTCCTCGGCGCGATCACGCTCACCCTGCTGGTGCTCAAACGCCGCGATTTCACCTTGTACGCCTTCGATCCCACGCACGCGCACGCCATCGGGCTGAACCCGCGCGTGCTCGGCGCCGCGCTGCTCGGGCTGCTCGCGCTGACCGCGGTGGTGGCGCTGCAGGTGGTCGGCGTGATCCTGGTGGTGGCGATGCTGATCATCCCCGGCGCGACCGCGTACCTGCTGACCGACCGGTTCGGCCGCATGCTGGTGATCGCGCCGTCGTTCTCGGTGCTCGCGGCGGTGACCGGGCTGTACCTGAGCTACCACCTCGACACCGCGTCGGGCGGGATGATCGTGCTGGTGCAGGGCGCCGGGTTCACGCTGGTGTACCTGTTCGGGCCGCGGCACGGGATCGTCGGGAAGCGGCTGGCCAAGCGACGGCGGGAAGTCGCGCGAGCCGGGTAA
- a CDS encoding metal ABC transporter ATP-binding protein has translation MTAAIRVEGVTVHYGEVLALDGVDVTLEHGHVCGLVGMNGSGKSTLFKTVMGLVRPDSGTVSVDGATPALARKTGAIGYVPQSEDVDWSFPLSVRDVVMTGRYGRLGFTRRPRRADHEAVEQALERVELTELAGRQIGQLSGGQRKRAFVARGIAQGARVLLLDEPFAGVDKRSEATITRLLKELAADGAAVLISTHDLHALPGLADEAILLMRKVLAHGSPGEVLRPENLALAFGLDVLQREEEPA, from the coding sequence GTGACCGCCGCGATCCGCGTCGAGGGCGTCACCGTCCACTACGGCGAGGTCCTCGCGCTCGACGGTGTCGACGTCACGCTCGAACACGGCCACGTCTGCGGGCTCGTCGGGATGAACGGCTCCGGCAAGTCGACCCTGTTCAAGACGGTCATGGGTCTGGTCCGGCCGGACAGCGGCACGGTCTCGGTCGACGGCGCCACCCCCGCGCTGGCCCGCAAGACCGGCGCGATCGGTTACGTGCCCCAGAGCGAGGACGTCGACTGGTCGTTCCCGCTGTCGGTCCGGGACGTCGTGATGACCGGCCGCTACGGGCGGCTCGGCTTCACCCGGCGGCCGCGCCGCGCCGACCACGAGGCCGTCGAGCAGGCACTGGAGCGAGTCGAACTGACCGAACTCGCCGGACGGCAGATCGGCCAGTTGTCCGGCGGGCAGCGTAAACGCGCGTTCGTCGCGCGCGGGATCGCCCAGGGCGCCCGTGTCCTGCTGCTGGACGAGCCGTTCGCGGGCGTGGACAAGCGGTCCGAGGCCACGATCACCCGGCTGCTCAAGGAACTCGCGGCCGACGGCGCCGCGGTCCTGATCTCCACGCACGATCTGCACGCGCTGCCCGGCCTGGCCGACGAGGCGATCCTGCTGATGCGCAAGGTGCTCGCGCACGGTTCCCCCGGCGAGGTGCTCCGGCCCGAGAACCTCGCGCTGGCCTTCGGACTCGATGTCCTGCAACGGGAAGAGGAACCCGCGTGA
- a CDS encoding metal ABC transporter substrate-binding protein: MANLFKAVCGLAASALVLTACGGPAGGADDKRPVVLTTFTVLADVAANVAGDKLRVESITKPGAEIHGYEPTPDDIKKAAKADLILDNGLNLEAWFARFVKESDAPHKVVSEGVQPIAIGEDSYQGKPNPHAWMSPKNVGIYVDNMVKAFSEVSSADAAVFRANGDAYKAKLQAVQDEMTGALNGLPKNERALVTCEGAFSYLARDTGLTERYIWAVNAEQQATPQQITRAIGFVKENKVPAVFCESTVSDAPMRQVVSATGAAFGGVLYVDSLSGPEGPVPTYLDLIRHDAKTIVAALTGAKP, encoded by the coding sequence ATGGCGAATCTGTTCAAGGCCGTCTGCGGGCTGGCCGCGTCGGCGCTCGTCCTGACCGCGTGCGGCGGCCCCGCCGGCGGCGCGGACGACAAGCGGCCCGTGGTGCTGACCACGTTCACGGTCTTGGCGGACGTCGCGGCGAACGTCGCCGGTGACAAGCTCAGGGTCGAGTCGATCACCAAGCCCGGCGCCGAGATCCACGGTTATGAGCCCACGCCGGACGACATCAAGAAGGCCGCGAAGGCCGACCTGATCCTCGACAACGGACTGAACCTGGAGGCGTGGTTCGCCCGGTTCGTCAAGGAGAGCGACGCACCGCACAAGGTGGTCAGCGAAGGCGTCCAGCCCATCGCCATCGGCGAGGACTCCTACCAGGGCAAGCCGAATCCGCACGCCTGGATGTCGCCGAAGAACGTCGGGATCTACGTGGACAACATGGTCAAGGCGTTCAGCGAGGTCTCCTCCGCCGACGCCGCCGTGTTCAGGGCGAACGGCGACGCCTACAAGGCGAAACTGCAAGCCGTCCAGGACGAGATGACCGGCGCGCTGAACGGGCTGCCGAAGAACGAGCGCGCGCTGGTGACCTGCGAAGGCGCCTTCTCCTACCTCGCGCGCGACACCGGCCTCACCGAGCGGTACATCTGGGCGGTCAACGCCGAACAGCAGGCCACGCCGCAGCAGATCACCCGCGCGATCGGGTTCGTCAAGGAGAACAAGGTCCCCGCGGTGTTCTGCGAGTCGACGGTCTCCGACGCCCCGATGCGCCAGGTCGTCTCCGCGACCGGCGCCGCGTTCGGCGGCGTCCTCTACGTCGACTCCCTGTCCGGTCCCGAAGGCCCGGTGCCGACGTATCTCGACCTCATCCGCCACGACGCGAAGACGATCGTGGCCGCGCTGACCGGAGCGAAGCCGTGA
- a CDS encoding (Fe-S)-binding protein — translation MLVRLILGLLVTVAGLAFAARRAAWLYKLIKSGQPDEKRSDVMAVRAKTHLAEVFGQRKLLKWSVPGLAHLFTFWGFVILGSVYLEAYGALFDHDFHIPLIGHWAVLGFLQDFIAVAVLVSLGVFAVIRIRQAPERQERASRFYGSHTGGAWFILFMIFNVIWTMFLFRGASAAVGVFPYESGAWVSLGVGELLEPLGLPVTEPLETVGLLLHIGVMLAFLSIVLYSKHLHIFLAPVNVTAKRLPDALGPLLPMESGGKPIDFEDPGEDDTFGRGKIEDFTWKGMLDFATCTECGRCQSQCPAWNTGKPLSPKLMIMDLRDHLFESAPYILDGKEAPEERPLVGTKEDFGVIDPDVLWSCTTCGACVEQCPVDIEHVDHVVDMRRYQVMIESAFPSELGVLFKNLETKGNPWGQNNSDRLAWTKDLGFEVPIFDGELAEDVEYVYWVGCAGAFDDNARKTVRATAELLHLAGVKYTILGTDESCTGDPARRSGNEFLFQMLAQQTVETLNAVFDGREPGTRKIVTTCPHCLNTLGREYPQLDGHYEVLHHTQLLNRLVRAGKLTPVQPVDAGPVTYHDPCYLGRHNKVYEPPRELVGATGATLSEMPRHADRSLCCGAGGARMWMEEQIGKRINLERVDEALGTDAETIVTGCPFCRVMLNDGLVQRQSEQRGQNVTVRDVSQLLLESVKERDRTATEI, via the coding sequence GTGCTCGTTCGTCTCATCCTCGGCCTGCTCGTCACCGTCGCCGGTCTCGCTTTCGCCGCCCGCCGCGCCGCCTGGCTCTACAAACTGATCAAGTCCGGCCAGCCGGACGAAAAACGCTCCGACGTCATGGCCGTCCGCGCGAAAACACATCTGGCCGAGGTCTTCGGGCAGCGCAAACTGCTGAAGTGGTCGGTCCCCGGACTCGCGCATCTGTTCACGTTCTGGGGTTTCGTGATCCTCGGCTCGGTCTACCTCGAGGCGTACGGCGCCCTGTTCGACCACGACTTCCACATCCCGCTCATCGGGCACTGGGCGGTTCTGGGCTTCCTGCAGGACTTCATCGCCGTCGCGGTACTCGTCTCGCTCGGGGTCTTCGCGGTCATCCGGATCCGCCAGGCACCCGAACGCCAAGAGCGCGCGTCCCGGTTCTACGGGTCGCACACCGGCGGCGCCTGGTTCATCCTGTTCATGATCTTCAACGTGATCTGGACGATGTTCCTCTTCCGCGGCGCGTCGGCGGCGGTCGGCGTCTTCCCGTACGAGTCGGGCGCGTGGGTTTCCCTCGGCGTCGGCGAACTCCTGGAGCCGCTGGGCCTCCCGGTCACCGAGCCACTGGAGACCGTCGGGCTGCTGCTGCACATCGGCGTGATGCTGGCGTTCCTGTCGATCGTGCTCTACTCCAAGCACCTCCACATCTTCCTGGCGCCGGTCAACGTCACCGCCAAACGGCTCCCGGACGCGCTCGGCCCGCTGCTGCCGATGGAGTCCGGCGGCAAGCCGATCGACTTCGAGGATCCGGGCGAGGACGACACCTTCGGCCGCGGCAAGATCGAGGATTTCACCTGGAAGGGCATGCTCGACTTCGCCACCTGCACCGAATGCGGCCGCTGCCAGTCGCAGTGCCCGGCGTGGAACACGGGGAAACCGTTGTCCCCCAAGCTCATGATCATGGATCTGCGGGACCACCTCTTCGAGAGCGCCCCGTACATCCTGGACGGCAAGGAGGCGCCCGAGGAGCGTCCGCTGGTCGGCACCAAGGAGGACTTCGGCGTCATCGACCCGGACGTCCTCTGGTCCTGCACCACCTGCGGCGCGTGTGTCGAGCAGTGCCCTGTCGACATCGAGCACGTCGACCACGTCGTGGACATGCGCCGGTACCAGGTGATGATCGAGTCGGCCTTCCCGAGCGAACTCGGCGTGCTGTTCAAGAACCTGGAAACCAAGGGAAACCCTTGGGGCCAGAACAACTCCGACCGCCTCGCCTGGACGAAGGACCTCGGCTTCGAGGTGCCGATCTTCGACGGCGAACTCGCCGAAGACGTCGAGTACGTCTACTGGGTCGGCTGTGCGGGCGCTTTCGACGACAACGCCCGCAAGACCGTCCGCGCGACCGCGGAGCTCCTGCATCTCGCCGGGGTCAAGTACACGATCCTCGGCACCGACGAGTCCTGCACCGGCGACCCGGCCCGCCGCTCCGGCAACGAGTTCCTCTTCCAGATGCTCGCGCAGCAGACCGTCGAGACACTGAACGCGGTGTTCGATGGCCGCGAACCGGGCACGCGCAAGATCGTCACCACCTGCCCGCACTGCCTGAACACGCTCGGCCGCGAGTACCCGCAACTGGACGGGCACTACGAGGTCCTGCACCACACGCAGCTGCTGAACCGGCTGGTCCGCGCGGGCAAACTCACCCCGGTCCAACCGGTCGACGCCGGCCCGGTGACCTACCACGACCCGTGTTACCTCGGCCGCCACAACAAGGTCTACGAGCCGCCGCGCGAACTCGTCGGCGCGACCGGCGCCACCCTGAGCGAGATGCCCCGGCACGCCGACCGTTCGCTCTGCTGCGGCGCCGGTGGCGCGCGGATGTGGATGGAAGAGCAGATCGGCAAGCGCATCAACCTCGAACGCGTCGACGAGGCACTCGGCACGGACGCCGAAACCATCGTCACCGGCTGCCCGTTCTGCCGCGTGATGCTGAACGACGGTCTCGTGCAGCGGCAGAGCGAGCAGCGTGGCCAAAACGTCACCGTGCGCGACGTCTCCCAGCTCCTGCTGGAATCCGTGAAGGAGCGAGACCGGACCGCGACCGAGATTTAG
- a CDS encoding flotillin family protein: MLFTITRLFKKVPQGKALIISKVRRVDVTFTGAIVLPVLHKAEIMDTSVKAMEITRTGREGLICRDNIRADIRISFFVRVNKTVEDVIKVAQAIGTERASHEATLQELFNAKFSEALKTVGKQLDFVDLYTKRHEFRDQIIRVIGTDLNGYSLEDAAIDYLEQTPMAQLDSANILDAQGIRKITELTAIEHVRTNEFRRGEEKEITRQNVDAREAILELERRQADAEIKQRREVETMRAREEAEIAKVQAEERLKSQAADLRTDEQLGVQHQNQQREIEVAGKNRERVIAIESERIEKDRLLEVIGRERETELSRIAKDKEVETEKRSIAEVIRERIAVEKTVAEQEENIKKLRVVEEAERQRSATIIRAEAEAQENLVKDIKAAEAAEAASKHKAREELTLAEARQQAAELETRAKIRLAEGIQAEEAAVGLAAAQVKERDADALEKVGRAEAIVEREKAIVLADAMRDKLKGEAEGLTEKAAAMAALDSASRLHEEYRLRLEAEKEIRLAALNVQREVAEAQATVLGIGLEKADIDIVGGETMFFEKVIGSIGLGKSVDGFVEHSDVVQTLGKSWLDGSGSFTDDIGKLLGSVSTEDVKNLTLSAFLAKQLQAGGPDSGKVQELLAMAQRLGLADKSVATLAPAKQ, translated from the coding sequence TTGCTCTTCACGATCACCAGGTTGTTCAAGAAGGTGCCGCAGGGGAAGGCGCTGATCATCTCGAAGGTCCGCCGCGTCGACGTGACGTTCACCGGCGCGATCGTCCTGCCGGTACTGCACAAGGCCGAGATCATGGACACCTCGGTCAAGGCGATGGAGATCACCCGCACCGGCCGTGAAGGCCTGATCTGCCGGGACAACATCCGCGCCGACATCCGGATCTCGTTCTTCGTCCGGGTCAACAAGACCGTCGAGGACGTCATCAAGGTCGCGCAGGCGATCGGCACCGAACGCGCGAGCCACGAGGCCACGCTGCAGGAGCTGTTCAACGCGAAGTTCTCCGAGGCGTTGAAAACCGTCGGGAAGCAGCTGGACTTCGTGGATCTCTACACGAAGCGCCACGAGTTCCGCGATCAGATCATCCGCGTCATCGGCACCGACCTGAACGGGTACAGCCTCGAGGACGCGGCCATCGACTACCTCGAGCAGACGCCGATGGCGCAGCTCGACTCCGCGAACATCCTCGACGCGCAGGGTATCCGCAAGATCACCGAGCTGACCGCGATCGAGCACGTGCGCACCAACGAGTTCCGCCGCGGCGAGGAAAAAGAGATCACCCGCCAGAACGTGGACGCCCGCGAGGCGATCCTCGAACTGGAGCGCCGTCAGGCCGACGCCGAGATCAAGCAGCGCCGCGAGGTCGAGACCATGCGGGCGCGCGAAGAGGCCGAGATCGCCAAGGTCCAGGCGGAGGAGCGGCTCAAGTCGCAGGCCGCCGACCTGCGCACGGACGAGCAGCTCGGCGTCCAGCACCAGAACCAGCAGCGGGAGATCGAGGTCGCGGGCAAGAACCGCGAGCGCGTCATCGCCATCGAGAGCGAGCGCATCGAGAAGGACAGGCTCCTGGAGGTCATCGGCCGCGAACGCGAGACCGAGCTGTCCCGGATCGCCAAGGACAAGGAAGTCGAGACCGAGAAGCGGTCCATCGCCGAGGTGATCCGCGAGCGGATCGCGGTCGAGAAGACCGTGGCGGAGCAGGAAGAGAACATCAAGAAGCTCCGCGTCGTCGAAGAGGCGGAGCGTCAGCGCTCGGCCACCATCATCCGGGCCGAGGCGGAGGCGCAGGAAAACCTCGTCAAGGACATCAAGGCCGCGGAAGCCGCCGAGGCCGCGTCGAAGCACAAGGCCCGCGAGGAACTGACGCTGGCCGAGGCGCGCCAGCAGGCCGCCGAGCTGGAGACCCGCGCGAAGATCCGTCTCGCGGAGGGCATCCAGGCCGAGGAGGCCGCCGTCGGCCTGGCCGCGGCGCAGGTCAAGGAACGCGACGCGGACGCGCTGGAGAAGGTCGGCCGCGCCGAGGCGATCGTCGAACGCGAGAAGGCGATCGTGCTCGCCGACGCGATGCGCGACAAGCTCAAGGGCGAGGCCGAAGGTCTCACCGAGAAGGCCGCCGCGATGGCCGCGCTCGACAGCGCCAGCCGCCTGCACGAGGAGTACCGCCTGCGCCTGGAGGCGGAGAAGGAGATCCGGCTCGCCGCGCTCAACGTCCAGCGCGAGGTCGCCGAGGCCCAGGCCACGGTCCTGGGCATCGGGCTGGAGAAGGCCGACATCGACATCGTCGGCGGCGAGACCATGTTCTTCGAGAAGGTCATCGGCTCGATCGGGCTCGGCAAGAGCGTCGACGGGTTCGTCGAGCACTCGGACGTCGTCCAGACGCTCGGGAAGTCGTGGCTCGACGGTTCGGGCAGCTTCACCGACGACATCGGCAAGCTGCTCGGCTCGGTGAGCACCGAGGACGTGAAGAACCTGACGCTGTCGGCCTTCCTGGCCAAGCAGCTGCAGGCGGGCGGCCCGGACAGCGGCAAGGTGCAGGAGCTGCTGGCCATGGCGCAGCGGCTCGGCCTCGCCGACAAGTCCGTCGCCACCCTCGCCCCCGCGAAGCAGTGA